The DNA region TGTTACTTGAACTTGTCAAAAAAGCAGACGTTTTAGTGGAGAATTTTAGCCTTCACACCATGGAGAAATTAGGGTTAGATTATCCTACCTTAGAAAAAATAAATCCACGTTTAATCTATGCTTCAGGTAAAGGGTATGGCTTAGATGGACCATATGCAAATTTGCCAGCAATGGATGTGACCATACAAGCAATTGGCGGTGTGGTGACTAGTACTGGTTTTCCAGATGGTCCGCCAGTAAAATCGGGAGTAGCTGTGGCGGATTTTATGGGTGGTATTCATTTGTTTGGTGGAATAACAACTGCTTTGTATCAGCGAGAGAGAACTGGAAAAGGACAGTTAGTTGAAGTTTCAATGCATGATACAATTTATCCTACTCTTGCATCTCCATTAGGAGCACATTATAGCAAACGAAATGATATTCCAGAAAGAACCGGTAATCGTCATAGCGGTTTAGCAGTTGCGCCATATAACATATACCCTGCTGAAGATGGTTACCTTGCAATTTTCTGTATAACTCAAAAACAATGGGAGAATCTAGCTCATTTTATGAACCGAGAGGATCTGCTAACAGACCCACGGTTTAAAAGTAATGTAGACAGAGCAAATCAAATTGATACGGTCGACAGTATTGTAGCTGAATACACAAAACAACAGAAAAAGATGGACCTCATTCAAGGGCTTAAAGCAGCGAATGTCCCATGCTCACCTGTCTTATCAATCGCTGAGGTAGCTGAAGACGAGCATTTGATTGCTCGAAAAATGATTAGGAAAGTAAATCACCCGATAGCTGGAGAGGTACCAGTTCCAGGTTCTCCTATTCGATTACACGATTCGCCTCTTGATGAAGTACGACCAGCCCCTTTAATAGGTGAGCACACAGATTGGATTTTAAAAGAGTTTCTTAATATTTCAGATGATGAGCTTAGTATTTTGCATGAGAAAAAAGTGATTAAATAGAAACTCTATGGGTTCCTATTAAGTGTAAAAATTATTATGAAAAAGGAGAAGGTGTAAATGACATTAATTGAAAAAGTTGCAGAACACTTCAAAGCAAGCATTGGTCAAAAAAATGAAGAACACCTAGGAATAATGTCTGGATTAATGATTCAGCGATATGCTCTAGCAATTGGTGATGATAATCCTTTATATCATGATCAAGAATACGCCCGACAACGGGGATATGCAGATATTATTGCCCCTCCAAATATGGTGGCATCAATTATGGATTGGACGGTAGGATTAAAGGAAGAGGATTTGCATGAAGATGGAACCCCGAAAACTGGCGGGATTTTACCTCCAAGTCTACAAGGGGTCCGGGTGATGGGTGGAGGTGAAATGAAAAAATTTTATAACCCCATCGTTGCGGGAACAGATTTGTATCTGACGACGGAAGTAATCGATACACATGTGAAGGAAGGAAAAAAAGGTCTTATTGCCTTTCTTGTACTTAAAAATACTTACAAGGATGAGAAGGAAAAGATCTATTGTATCAGTGAACGGACAGTTATTGCTAGATAGATAGTTAGCTGTAATGAGATATGACAAAAATGAGAATCGAGAGGGGAGTTTATTAATGCCGAATACTAAATTGGACCAGGTGGTTTTTAGAGAGATTCATGTTGGCGATGAATTACCAGTACTGAAAAAAAATACCACCACATTGCAATTGTTTCGTTACAGTGCAATAACCTGGAACACACACCGAATCCATTATGATAAAGATTATGCTGTTAAGGAAGGGTATCCTAACGTACTGGTACACTCGCATCTTCATGGCGCTTTTTTAACCCAATTGTGTACGGATTGGATGGGAGAAAAAGGTGAATTAAAGTCGTTAGAGGTTAATATTA from Neobacillus sp. FSL H8-0543 includes:
- a CDS encoding MaoC/PaaZ C-terminal domain-containing protein — encoded protein: MPNTKLDQVVFREIHVGDELPVLKKNTTTLQLFRYSAITWNTHRIHYDKDYAVKEGYPNVLVHSHLHGAFLTQLCTDWMGEKGELKSLEVNIKRFAVPGETLTCKGIIVEKKMENGEGLVTVDLKEINEKGEVCAPGRAVIKLPLE
- a CDS encoding CoA transferase, producing the protein MKKALEDIIVLDLGQIYNGPYCTLMLAYQGATVIKIEPLQGEVLHQRVHDGEISHSFLMMNSNKYGVALDLKTEDGKKLLLELVKKADVLVENFSLHTMEKLGLDYPTLEKINPRLIYASGKGYGLDGPYANLPAMDVTIQAIGGVVTSTGFPDGPPVKSGVAVADFMGGIHLFGGITTALYQRERTGKGQLVEVSMHDTIYPTLASPLGAHYSKRNDIPERTGNRHSGLAVAPYNIYPAEDGYLAIFCITQKQWENLAHFMNREDLLTDPRFKSNVDRANQIDTVDSIVAEYTKQQKKMDLIQGLKAANVPCSPVLSIAEVAEDEHLIARKMIRKVNHPIAGEVPVPGSPIRLHDSPLDEVRPAPLIGEHTDWILKEFLNISDDELSILHEKKVIK
- a CDS encoding MaoC family dehydratase; its protein translation is MTLIEKVAEHFKASIGQKNEEHLGIMSGLMIQRYALAIGDDNPLYHDQEYARQRGYADIIAPPNMVASIMDWTVGLKEEDLHEDGTPKTGGILPPSLQGVRVMGGGEMKKFYNPIVAGTDLYLTTEVIDTHVKEGKKGLIAFLVLKNTYKDEKEKIYCISERTVIAR